The Aquila chrysaetos chrysaetos chromosome 17, bAquChr1.4, whole genome shotgun sequence region TCTtacctctcttttcttccctgtgccactttttcttttccttgccttcTTGTCTCAGTCTTTACCATTTCCCTTGCCCTTTGGAAAAGGGGAATCTGGTGCAAGTTGATGCTAGGCCTGAGAAAGTCAGTTACTTTACAAGGAGCAGTTTATCTGCCTTGGGGAAGGAGGAGTGTCAGATTGCTCTCTTACTCCACCAGGGAACTGCATTTTGAGTGACAATGAGGAAGGGAGAGGCATCCCCGAAGACATTACGCAAGAAGTACTGCCTCAGCTACCTGAAGCCCACAGCCCAGACAGGGGGGCAGCCACTCCGCgaaggcagcagaaggcagccTGCAATAAACCCCCTCACCAAAAAAGAGGTTCCAAGAAACTTGCCCTCATTGCTGATGGCCAGAAACTGCACACAGAAGAGAAACCCTACAAGTGTACAGAATGTGGGAAGGGCTTTAAGGGATGCTCCAGGCTCCTGAATCACCTGCAAAcccacaggagagaaaaaacgTTTGAGTGTGTAGAATGTGGGAAGAGCTTTAGCAGGAAGGCCAACCTGGTGGTGCACCAGAGAATCCATACAGGGGAGAGGCCCTACAAGTGCAAGGAATGTGAGAAAACTTTTAGCCGTACCTCAAACCTTATTGCTCACCGCAAAACccatgtgaaaaagaaaaacttttcctGTACGATGTGCAGGAAAAGCTTCAGTAGAAGCACAGCTCTCTTACAGCATCAGAGAGTCCACATGGATGAGAAGCCCTATAGGTGTACCGAGTGTGGAAATAGCTTCCATCTGTGCTCAAACTTTGTCAAACATCAACGGATTCATTTGAGAGAGAGACCCAGTGAACATACAGCAGGTAACTGAATTAAAATCTGTTGAGTTTTTGATGTATCAGATACTGTGGTCTCCATTTGTTCCTAAACAATTCTTCCTCCTTGCTGTGGATATGAGTGGGGCTTTTTTGTtcggttgtttttttcccttcctacataatatttttatctctgtcATTTGAAGAAGTGCCTTGAAAATGCCAAAGTTGAAATTTTGACTTTGCCATTAAGGCTGCCTGGGACCTTAGGCTTTGCAAAGCTCTCAGATCCCGCTAATTCCTGCTTCATAGTGTTGCCTGATGTCTAGCCCTCGATCTTCAGAAGTGCTTAGCCAACAAAATACTAAGCTTAGGGAGACGGAAAGGATTTAGACTGTGAATCAGGGCCTTGGTAATCTCTAGCAGCTAATTTTTGTTATATGTGGATATAAAATGAGCAGCTTTTCGTTGTCTGCAGTGGGAGGTCTCTGCTGGCCATTCCTCTGTAGTACTCTTAGCATAGCATAAGCTGTCAGGCAAGCTGATTGTTTAAAGTGGGGAGTTTTCTGGATTTGGCAATATTCCATGTTCTTGTAATGACCAGAAACTCTGGGATAAAAGCTGtcactgtgttttttttctgttgtaccTTTACATGGGCAGTCCCTTTATACTTggtcaaaaatgttttaatttttcatcttgcCTAGGCACCCATAGAATTGTTCTGGGTGTTGGGGTCTTGGCCACCAGATCATGTAACAGCAGGGCAATTAAGACATGAGACCATATGAGAAGAAGGTGTTTTGTGAGTGaggttttcctggttttttaatttgtttgattttgtttttcctcctgaaaaagATTTCTGAGCAGGAGAGCCTTTCATCTTAAcaatggaaataataatgaagttATAATGAATAATAATGAAGTTATAATGAAATGGCAAAACTGAGTTCCTAAGGTAGGGTTTGAGACCACTCAGTCCGTAGGTACAGAGAGGTGGCCTAGTAACTCTGCTGATGAGCCCTAAAGGGCttttaataggtttttttaGATGTAAGAGTTTATAAttcataagaaaacaaaatatagtCTAATTTTTACCCTGGCAGTTGGCCAATAATTAGTATCAGATCAGCCTTATACTACACGTGCTTCAAATGAAAGTGTGCAGACTTACTCTGGAGTAACTATAGCTACTGCATCATTGTAATTGAAGCTCCataataaaattgcttttatgaTCAAACATATGCCACATTGGTGTTGCGATGTGTTGATTTCTGTATCTGATGTGATTTCAAAGAAGAGGTTTACATATTTATACCTTAAGTACATTTTTCTAAATCTCAGCTGTCCTATTCCTTAACAGCTCCCTTGCTCCAGCTTTGCTTCTTCCCCAACCTCCCCCCGACCCACTTGCtgagcacccccagcctcccctccccaaaaggtatgggggaagcaggaggaaagtATCTTGATTGTGATAAACCCCAAGTCTGTAATGTTTCAGGGGGCTATATCTGCCTTGTCTTTGTTCTGGTTTGGCTTAGTTTGGGCCAACATGTGACTTGAATAAGTTTTAAGTTTAAAACGTGAGTGAGAGGAAGGGCTGTTACTGAGCTGCCTTTTCCTTGTgtgaaagcatatttaaaatgctgacCTAGTGATTGGTGATAAAGTGGGCCCTTGACTTACACTGTCTTCCTTTTAGATGCAAACCATTCTGAATTTCCTTCTTTGCATCATAAAGAAGAGCAAAGGTGTGGTGCAGAGAAACGTGAGACGGATCACTTGAATCTTGTTCTTGAAGAGTGTAAGTATAAAAAGGCTTCTAAATAGCCATGCCAAGTATTTTTACATGGCAAGCATTAacattctcttctctttgtacagtgaagaaaatgagggaaaataTGGATATGCTGCTTCTGAATCAGCAAAGTCAGCTGCAAGTCCTGcaagaaattcagaaacaacTGAATATACTCCTCCCAGGCAATGATCTCATTAATTCAAATGTCTATAGTTTAGGACTTCTACTAGGACGGCAGGCAGCTGCAGCGGcgtctctttcttttcctcttcttaatcCCAGCAGTCTCCTCCCTGAAAATACTAGTCTCTTATCCCGGTCATCTGCTCCTGGAATTCTGCCTACCACTCAGCTCCCAATCCCTCAATATCCTGCAGCTTCTACAACTTGATCAGCTTTGTGCCGTAAATGTATCCAATGTAAACAAATGTGACTACTGTTTTCTCACTCAAACCTGTGATCTCTGTGTTGGAATGTTGTAATTGTAGTACCTGTGAAGATGCTGACCACAGCACTCAGGCTTGGAAAGATACATGCCTTGGATGCATCAGCAAACAGCAGTTGATCAAATCCACTGCCTATTCATTTGTTTCGGCATGCAGGCATTTTGGCCAGTAATGTATTTTGTCAAGGCAGCTCAAGAGATCTTTATCACCGGGGTGTAGTTAAATGGAACATCCATACATAAGATAATGTGTAAAACTTAAGCAGATTTTTCTACCTGATACGTCTTTAACATGTACTTGTGCAATTGGACCTCTCCTAATGAGCTGAAGCTAATGATAAAATCATCAGAGATGCTTTAAGCAACTCCTGTTAAGTCTGATTTATACAGAGGTAAGCAACACGCTAATTAATGTAAAGGTGTTCAATTTAACTGCACCTCTATTCCCAGCATCCATTTGCAAAAGCTTCCTTCACTCAGGAAGGCTTTAAATGAGGTGACCTTAGCTGATTCTTAGGCCAGCATTGCTactaaaactacaaaaaaatattttcagtttttttgtttaaaataaacaaaaaccaccacccccGCCCCAAACCCCCAACAAAATACCACCATTCAGGTCTACCTTGCTTACTAAGAGTT contains the following coding sequences:
- the LOC115352786 gene encoding zinc finger protein 135-like, with amino-acid sequence MEPLIEPLFSLLQEPRKSDIAGYTGNCILSDNEEGRGIPEDITQEVLPQLPEAHSPDRGAATPRRQQKAACNKPPHQKRGSKKLALIADGQKLHTEEKPYKCTECGKGFKGCSRLLNHLQTHRREKTFECVECGKSFSRKANLVVHQRIHTGERPYKCKECEKTFSRTSNLIAHRKTHVKKKNFSCTMCRKSFSRSTALLQHQRVHMDEKPYRCTECGNSFHLCSNFVKHQRIHLRERPSEHTADANHSEFPSLHHKEEQRCGAEKRETDHLNLVLEELKKMRENMDMLLLNQQSQLQVLQEIQKQLNILLPGNDLINSNVYSLGLLLGRQAAAAASLSFPLLNPSSLLPENTSLLSRSSAPGILPTTQLPIPQYPAASTT